From the Streptomyces sp. Tu 2975 genome, one window contains:
- a CDS encoding ABC transporter family substrate-binding protein — MSQVEAPRGRTCSRRLRPVALLASGVLVLPVLAGCSSGEEQSRGKPPAQDISPADRELVADGGTLRWAVDTMPATLNSFQADADATTGRIAGAVLPALFTLDADGRPQRNPDYLESAEIVEREPKQVVLYKLNQQAVWSDGREIGAPDFLAQWRALSGKDSSYWTARNAGYDRIQKVERGENDLEVKVTFTKPYADWQSLFTPLYPKDVTGTPAAFNDGARTKLKVTAGPFRISAIDQAADTTTLVPNPRWWGDRPKLDKLVLSAVPREKRVAALAAGSLDLADVDPSVAERIAYAVKDAGRGGRPLAYGPGAAKAPSAALKSWAMAHGSDEELAEVAQQARKRAAEAEKKYAQEQSALSKYQVRKSLEPAYTQLALNGESGPLADARVRRAIARALDRKEIAEAVLTPLGLPAEPPGNHLALAGQAAYTDNSAALGEQDTQEAQALLADAGWTPEGLNEQPAKAGGEAGKPEENGKDGKEEDGKRTTGKASAEPSSRPSAKASEKKNDAASDDGLYIVGDDKPAAHDPRSGSRVTHVLAPAAGAALQSAAVRRQAASFADDSAGSADKAARKAEDKGGMAGAYAPRGTAAPGGVPAGGALGKEGKPLSLRFVLPSGPGSEVLRTVGDKIRQMLDRVGVRTEIIKVDDASFFKDHIASGDYDLALYSWPSSPFPATDARPIYAKPKPASDGSLLVEQNYTRVGTDHIDQLFTQAAGELDADAARDLMRRADARIWAAAGSVPLYQRPQLVAVRKQVVNAGAFGFAEPRYQDIGFKTAAAAPSSSRAEPRSGETAGHNLRTGSIPLPAGTAGGQARADR; from the coding sequence ATGTCCCAGGTCGAAGCCCCCCGCGGGCGGACATGCTCCCGAAGGCTCCGCCCCGTCGCACTGCTCGCGAGCGGAGTGCTGGTACTCCCCGTTCTCGCCGGATGCAGCTCGGGCGAGGAGCAGAGCAGGGGGAAGCCCCCGGCTCAGGACATCTCGCCCGCCGACCGTGAGCTCGTCGCCGACGGAGGGACCCTGCGCTGGGCCGTCGACACGATGCCCGCCACCCTCAACTCCTTCCAGGCCGACGCGGACGCCACGACCGGCCGGATCGCCGGCGCCGTGCTGCCGGCACTGTTCACCCTGGACGCCGACGGGCGGCCGCAGCGGAACCCGGACTATCTCGAATCGGCGGAGATCGTCGAGCGGGAGCCCAAGCAGGTCGTGCTCTACAAGCTCAACCAGCAGGCCGTGTGGAGCGACGGCCGCGAGATCGGCGCCCCGGACTTCCTCGCCCAGTGGCGGGCGCTGAGCGGAAAGGATTCCTCTTACTGGACGGCGCGCAACGCCGGGTACGACCGGATCCAGAAGGTCGAGCGCGGTGAGAACGACCTGGAGGTCAAGGTCACCTTCACCAAGCCGTACGCGGACTGGCAGTCACTCTTCACGCCGCTCTACCCCAAGGACGTGACCGGGACTCCGGCGGCCTTCAACGACGGGGCCCGCACGAAGCTCAAGGTGACGGCGGGACCGTTCAGGATCTCCGCGATCGACCAGGCGGCCGACACCACCACGCTCGTGCCGAACCCGCGCTGGTGGGGGGACCGCCCGAAGCTCGACAAGCTGGTGCTGTCGGCCGTACCGCGGGAGAAGCGGGTCGCCGCGCTCGCCGCCGGAAGCCTCGACCTGGCCGATGTCGACCCCTCGGTGGCGGAACGTATCGCCTACGCCGTGAAGGACGCCGGACGCGGCGGGCGTCCGCTGGCCTACGGCCCCGGCGCCGCCAAGGCTCCCTCCGCCGCCCTGAAGTCGTGGGCGATGGCCCACGGCTCCGACGAGGAGCTGGCCGAGGTCGCACAGCAGGCCCGCAAGCGGGCGGCGGAGGCGGAGAAGAAGTACGCACAGGAGCAGTCCGCCCTCAGTAAGTACCAGGTCCGCAAGTCACTGGAGCCCGCGTACACCCAGCTCGCGCTGAACGGCGAGTCCGGGCCGCTGGCCGACGCCCGGGTGCGCCGCGCGATCGCCCGTGCGCTGGACCGCAAGGAGATCGCCGAGGCCGTGCTCACGCCGCTCGGACTGCCCGCAGAGCCGCCCGGCAACCACCTCGCGCTGGCCGGGCAGGCCGCGTACACCGACAACAGCGCCGCACTCGGGGAGCAGGACACCCAGGAGGCGCAGGCGCTGCTCGCCGACGCCGGCTGGACGCCCGAAGGGCTGAACGAGCAGCCGGCCAAGGCGGGCGGCGAGGCCGGGAAGCCGGAGGAGAACGGCAAGGACGGCAAGGAGGAGGACGGGAAGAGGACGACGGGCAAGGCCTCCGCCGAGCCGTCCTCGCGCCCTTCGGCCAAGGCGTCGGAGAAGAAGAACGACGCCGCCTCCGACGACGGGCTCTACATCGTCGGTGACGACAAGCCGGCGGCCCACGACCCGAGGTCCGGTTCCCGCGTCACGCACGTCCTCGCCCCGGCCGCCGGCGCCGCGCTCCAGAGCGCTGCCGTCCGGCGCCAGGCCGCGTCGTTCGCCGACGACAGTGCCGGCTCCGCGGACAAGGCGGCCAGGAAGGCCGAGGACAAGGGCGGCATGGCCGGCGCCTACGCTCCGCGCGGTACGGCGGCACCCGGCGGCGTCCCCGCCGGGGGCGCCCTCGGCAAGGAGGGGAAGCCGCTGAGCCTCCGCTTCGTCCTCCCCTCGGGCCCCGGGTCCGAGGTACTGCGCACGGTCGGCGACAAGATCAGGCAGATGCTCGACCGGGTCGGCGTGCGCACCGAGATCATCAAGGTGGACGACGCGAGCTTCTTCAAGGACCACATCGCGTCCGGCGACTACGACCTGGCCCTGTACTCCTGGCCCTCCAGCCCCTTCCCGGCGACCGACGCCCGGCCGATCTACGCCAAGCCGAAGCCGGCCTCCGACGGCTCGCTCCTCGTCGAGCAGAACTACACGCGCGTGGGTACGGACCACATCGACCAGCTCTTCACCCAGGCCGCCGGGGAGCTCGACGCGGACGCCGCCCGTGACCTGATGCGCAGGGCGGACGCCAGGATCTGGGCGGCGGCCGGTTCCGTTCCCCTCTACCAGCGCCCGCAGCTGGTCGCGGTACGCAAGCAGGTGGTCAACGCGGGCGCCTTCGGATTCGCCGAGCCCCGATACCAGGACATTGGTTTCAAGACGGCCGCAGCCGCCCCAAGCAGTAGCCGCGCAGAGCCTCGGTCAGGAGAAACCGCAGGTCACAACCTCAGAACTGGCTCAATTCCCTTGCCCGCCGGCACCGCCGGCGGGCAAGCTCGTGCCGACCGTTGA
- a CDS encoding fumarate reductase/succinate dehydrogenase flavoprotein subunit, translated as MTELERQQWDVVVVGAGGAGLRAAIEARERGARTAVICKSLFGKAHTVMAEGGIAASMGNANAGDNWQVHFRDTMRGGKFLNQWRMAELHAREAPDRVWELETWGALFDRTADGRISQRNFGGHEYPRLAHVGDRTGLELIRTLQQKIVSLQQEDKRELGDYEAGLKVFQECTVTRVLKRDGRVSGVFCYERESGRFFVIEAPSVILATGGIGKSFKVTSNSWEYTGDGHALALLAGAPLVNMEFVQFHPTGMVWPPSVKGILVTESVRGDGGVLRNSEGKRFMFDYVPDVFKEKYAQSEEEGDRWYEDPDNNRRPPELLPRDEVARAINSEVKAGRGSPHGGVFLDVSTRMPADVIRRRLPSMYHQFKELADVDITAEAMEVGPTCHYVMGGIAVESDTAGALGVPGLFAAGEVAGGMHGSNRLGGNSLSDLLVFGRRAGLHAAEYAQRLPVRPAVDEAQIDAAAAEALRPFSAEGPEAGAAPENPYTLHQELQQTMNDLVGIIRRAGEMERALTILAELRERASRAGVEGHRQFNPGWHLSLDLRNMLLVSECIARAALERTESRGGHTREDCPGMDRAWRRVNLVCRLRQGDDAGTAGATGRIRLERRTTDPIRADLLALFEKEELMKYLAEEELTE; from the coding sequence ATGACCGAGCTCGAACGGCAGCAGTGGGACGTCGTGGTGGTGGGTGCGGGCGGCGCGGGCCTGCGCGCCGCCATCGAGGCGCGCGAGCGGGGCGCGCGTACGGCGGTGATCTGCAAGTCCCTGTTCGGCAAGGCCCACACGGTGATGGCGGAGGGCGGCATCGCCGCCTCCATGGGCAACGCGAACGCGGGCGACAACTGGCAGGTGCACTTCCGCGACACCATGCGCGGCGGGAAGTTCCTCAACCAGTGGCGGATGGCCGAACTGCACGCCCGCGAGGCGCCCGACCGGGTCTGGGAACTGGAGACCTGGGGGGCGCTCTTCGACCGCACCGCCGACGGCCGGATCTCGCAGCGCAACTTCGGCGGTCACGAGTACCCGCGTCTCGCCCACGTCGGCGACCGCACGGGGCTCGAACTGATCCGTACCCTCCAGCAGAAGATCGTCTCCCTCCAGCAGGAGGACAAACGGGAGCTCGGCGACTACGAGGCCGGGCTGAAGGTCTTCCAGGAGTGCACGGTGACGCGCGTCCTGAAACGGGACGGCAGGGTCTCCGGAGTCTTCTGTTACGAGCGGGAGTCCGGCCGCTTCTTCGTCATCGAGGCGCCCTCCGTCATCCTCGCCACGGGCGGTATCGGCAAGTCCTTCAAGGTGACCTCCAACTCCTGGGAGTACACCGGGGACGGGCACGCCCTCGCGCTGCTGGCCGGCGCCCCGCTGGTGAACATGGAGTTCGTCCAGTTCCATCCGACGGGGATGGTCTGGCCTCCGTCGGTGAAGGGCATCCTCGTCACCGAGTCGGTGCGCGGCGACGGCGGGGTGCTGCGGAACTCCGAGGGCAAGCGGTTCATGTTCGACTACGTGCCCGACGTGTTCAAGGAGAAGTACGCCCAGTCCGAGGAAGAGGGCGACCGCTGGTACGAGGACCCGGACAACAACCGGCGTCCCCCCGAACTGCTGCCGCGCGACGAGGTCGCGCGGGCGATCAACTCCGAGGTCAAGGCGGGCCGCGGCTCCCCGCACGGCGGTGTGTTCCTCGACGTGTCCACCCGTATGCCCGCGGACGTGATCCGGCGCCGGCTGCCGTCGATGTACCACCAGTTCAAGGAACTCGCGGACGTGGACATCACGGCGGAGGCCATGGAGGTCGGCCCCACCTGCCACTACGTGATGGGCGGCATCGCCGTCGAGTCCGACACCGCGGGCGCGCTCGGCGTGCCCGGGTTGTTCGCGGCCGGAGAGGTCGCGGGCGGGATGCACGGCTCCAACCGCCTCGGCGGCAACTCGCTCTCCGACCTCCTCGTCTTCGGACGCCGGGCCGGGCTCCACGCCGCCGAGTACGCCCAGCGGCTCCCCGTACGGCCGGCGGTCGACGAGGCGCAGATCGACGCCGCGGCGGCGGAGGCCCTGCGCCCGTTCAGTGCCGAGGGCCCGGAGGCGGGGGCGGCGCCCGAGAACCCGTACACGCTCCACCAGGAGCTTCAGCAGACGATGAACGACCTGGTCGGCATCATCCGCCGGGCGGGCGAGATGGAACGGGCCCTGACGATCCTCGCCGAACTGCGCGAGCGGGCGAGCCGCGCCGGGGTCGAGGGGCACCGGCAGTTCAACCCCGGCTGGCACCTCTCCCTGGACCTGCGGAACATGCTGCTGGTCAGCGAGTGCATCGCGCGGGCCGCCCTGGAGCGGACGGAGAGCCGCGGCGGCCACACCCGGGAGGACTGCCCCGGCATGGACCGCGCATGGCGCCGGGTGAACCTGGTGTGCCGGCTCCGGCAGGGGGACGACGCCGGGACCGCCGGAGCCACCGGCCGGATCCGGCTCGAACGGAGGACGACCGACCCCATCCGTGCCGACCTGCTCGCCCTTTTCGAGAAGGAAGAGCTGATGAAGTACCTCGCCGAGGAGGAGCTGACCGAGTGA
- a CDS encoding succinate dehydrogenase/fumarate reductase iron-sulfur subunit: protein MSAYQARFKVWRGDRSGGGLEDFTVEVNDGEVVLDIIHRLQATQASDLAVRWNCKAGKCGSCSAEINGRPRLLCMTRMSVFTRDETITVTPLRAFPVVRDLVTDVSFNYEKAREIPAFVPPPGVAAGEYRMQQMDVERSQEFRKCIECFLCQDTCHVVRDHEENKEAFAGPRFLMRIAELDMHPLDSAAGTGLDRRTTAQDEHGLGYCNITKCCTEVCPEGIKITDNALIPMKERAVDRKYDPLVWLGNKIRRREG, encoded by the coding sequence GTGAGCGCCTACCAAGCCCGCTTCAAGGTCTGGCGGGGCGACCGGAGCGGCGGCGGCCTCGAGGACTTCACCGTCGAGGTCAACGACGGAGAGGTCGTCCTCGACATCATCCACCGCCTCCAGGCCACCCAGGCGTCCGACCTCGCGGTCCGCTGGAACTGCAAGGCCGGCAAATGCGGTTCGTGCAGCGCCGAGATCAACGGCCGGCCCCGCCTGTTGTGCATGACCCGGATGTCCGTCTTCACGAGGGACGAGACGATCACGGTCACCCCGCTGCGGGCGTTCCCCGTGGTGCGGGACCTGGTCACCGACGTCTCGTTCAACTACGAGAAGGCCAGGGAGATCCCCGCGTTCGTGCCGCCCCCGGGCGTCGCGGCCGGTGAGTACCGGATGCAGCAGATGGACGTGGAGCGCTCACAGGAGTTCCGCAAGTGCATCGAGTGCTTCCTGTGCCAGGACACCTGCCATGTGGTGCGCGACCACGAGGAGAACAAGGAGGCCTTCGCCGGCCCGCGATTCCTGATGCGCATCGCCGAACTGGACATGCACCCGCTGGACTCGGCCGCCGGGACCGGACTGGACCGCAGGACGACGGCACAGGACGAACACGGACTGGGCTACTGCAACATCACCAAGTGCTGTACGGAGGTCTGCCCCGAAGGCATCAAGATCACGGACAACGCGCTGATCCCGATGAAGGAACGCGCCGTGGACCGCAAGTACGACCCGCTGGTGTGGCTCGGCAACAAGATCAGGCGCAGGGAGGGCTGA
- a CDS encoding PspA/IM30 family protein: MTKQTVLGRVTQLARANINALLDQAEDPQKMLDQLIRDYTNNIVEAEQAVASTIGNLRLMEQDHQEDVEAAQEWGAKALAASRKADELRGAGRTADADTFDNLAKVALGRQLQSEREAQTAEPTIASQTAVVDKLKSGLEQMKAKLGQLRSKRDELVARAKSAEAQNRMMDAVKSIDVLDPTSELHRFEDKVRREEARALGKQELAASSLDAQFEQLESMGEEAEIEARLAALKSA, encoded by the coding sequence ATGACCAAGCAGACCGTTCTCGGGCGGGTCACCCAGCTGGCCAGGGCGAACATCAACGCGCTGCTGGACCAGGCGGAGGACCCGCAGAAGATGCTCGACCAGCTGATCCGCGACTACACGAACAACATCGTGGAGGCGGAGCAGGCGGTGGCGAGCACCATCGGCAACCTGCGCCTCATGGAACAGGACCACCAGGAGGACGTGGAGGCCGCCCAGGAATGGGGCGCCAAGGCGCTGGCGGCCAGCAGGAAGGCGGACGAGCTCCGCGGGGCGGGACGGACGGCGGACGCGGACACGTTCGACAACCTGGCGAAGGTCGCCCTCGGCAGACAGCTGCAGTCCGAGCGGGAGGCGCAGACCGCGGAGCCGACGATCGCCTCCCAGACGGCGGTCGTCGACAAGCTCAAGTCCGGCCTGGAACAGATGAAGGCGAAGCTGGGGCAGCTCCGGTCGAAGCGGGACGAGCTGGTCGCCAGGGCGAAGTCCGCCGAGGCGCAGAACCGGATGATGGACGCCGTGAAGAGCATCGACGTGCTCGACCCGACGAGCGAGCTCCACCGCTTCGAGGACAAGGTCCGGCGGGAGGAGGCGAGGGCGCTCGGGAAGCAGGAACTGGCGGCGTCGTCGCTGGACGCGCAGTTCGAGCAGCTGGAGAGCATGGGGGAGGAAGCGGAGATCGAGGCTCGGTTGGCGGCGCTCAAGTCTGCATAG
- a CDS encoding SpoIIE family protein phosphatase has protein sequence MSEIPETASDVVWQSSPPGSIYDYIKVASFSIGHDGLVEQWSGRAVELFGITADEARGKDPVEVFMPAELRPRGRRRLAEILDGKEWTGLVPFRMPGGSRAHGLAEIYVMPSETAQGEQGALCIVLDVRALRRIETDLAASQAIFGQSPFGFLLFGTDLTVQRANQRFATVFGGAAEDHRGRTVHDYLSRPEAERMNASLRRVLETGDPVTDLQIVGTAPGSTDRRHWSINLYRVHGGSGRPVGVAGVGTDVTRRHIAAREAANARRNLALLNEASARIGNSLDLETTARELLDVAVPGFCDLASVDLYQGLLTGDEAPPGQWGSARSEGFGGGSAELRRVAFASAVSDAPLMTTPGCAPEGSAPTAVGEVHRYPFNSPCAGALRTAAVRSIPGEDGSLVQSTLAVPMVAHDTVVGLVQFSRTKGSEPFGERDRALAVELAARAAVCIDNARLYRREHERALILQRSLLPPGDPEAAGLDIACRYLPGTTATEVGGDWFDVIELPGHRTALVVGDVMGRGLRAAVAMGELRTAVRTLALLDLEPAEVLSALDEIARGLGSPAKGGRTSGGAQVPSRVAHTSRDADLSEVYLATCVYAVYDPVTRRCTFANAGHLPPVLVEPGEEALLLDVPPGMPLGVGGEPFEEVEVEVPEGSLLALYTDGLVESRDHPLEEGLRAFRAALADPVRPLEDVCDHVLGALDTRHGEDDIALLMARIQGLPTEAVGDWRLPREPRSVGRARELARAQLTAWDLEALVDTVELLVSELVTNALRYGEGEIRLRLLRDRTLVCEVWDAGLVQPRRRRARDTDEGGRGLQLVGLLSAAWGSRRTPRGKTVWFELALPDGEGSAEPTVEQLLSMF, from the coding sequence GTGAGCGAAATACCTGAGACGGCGAGCGATGTCGTATGGCAGAGCAGTCCGCCTGGCTCGATCTATGACTACATCAAGGTGGCCTCCTTCTCGATCGGCCACGACGGTCTGGTCGAGCAGTGGAGCGGTCGGGCCGTGGAGCTGTTCGGCATCACTGCCGACGAGGCCAGGGGCAAGGACCCGGTCGAGGTCTTCATGCCCGCGGAGCTCCGGCCCCGAGGGCGCCGCAGACTGGCCGAGATCCTCGACGGCAAGGAGTGGACCGGACTCGTCCCCTTCCGGATGCCGGGCGGCAGTCGGGCGCACGGTCTCGCCGAGATCTATGTGATGCCCAGTGAGACGGCCCAGGGCGAACAGGGCGCGTTGTGCATCGTCCTCGACGTCCGCGCGCTGCGCCGGATAGAGACGGATCTCGCCGCATCGCAGGCCATTTTCGGCCAATCTCCTTTCGGGTTCCTGCTCTTCGGTACCGACCTCACCGTGCAGCGCGCCAACCAGCGTTTCGCCACCGTCTTCGGCGGCGCCGCCGAGGACCACCGCGGCCGCACCGTCCACGACTACCTCTCCCGCCCCGAGGCGGAGCGGATGAACGCCTCCCTGCGCAGGGTCCTGGAGACCGGCGATCCCGTCACCGACCTCCAGATCGTCGGCACGGCACCCGGCAGTACCGACCGCAGGCACTGGTCGATCAACCTCTACCGGGTGCACGGCGGATCGGGCCGGCCCGTCGGGGTCGCCGGAGTCGGCACGGACGTCACACGCCGTCACATCGCAGCCCGCGAAGCCGCGAACGCCCGCCGGAACCTCGCCCTCCTCAACGAGGCGAGCGCCCGGATCGGCAACTCCCTCGACCTGGAGACCACCGCCCGCGAACTCCTCGACGTCGCCGTTCCCGGCTTCTGCGACCTCGCCTCCGTCGACCTCTACCAAGGACTGCTCACCGGCGACGAGGCCCCGCCCGGCCAGTGGGGCTCGGCCCGCTCCGAGGGCTTCGGCGGAGGCAGTGCCGAACTGCGCAGGGTCGCCTTCGCCAGCGCCGTCTCCGACGCGCCGCTGATGACCACCCCGGGCTGCGCGCCCGAAGGAAGCGCCCCCACGGCGGTCGGCGAGGTCCACCGCTACCCGTTCAACTCGCCCTGCGCCGGCGCGCTGCGCACGGCCGCCGTCCGGTCGATCCCCGGCGAGGACGGCAGCCTCGTCCAGTCGACGCTGGCCGTACCGATGGTGGCGCACGACACCGTCGTCGGACTGGTGCAGTTCTCCCGCACCAAGGGCAGCGAGCCCTTCGGGGAGCGGGACCGGGCCCTCGCGGTCGAACTCGCGGCCCGCGCCGCCGTCTGCATCGACAACGCCCGCCTGTACCGCCGGGAGCACGAACGCGCCCTCATCCTCCAGCGGAGTCTGCTGCCCCCCGGCGACCCGGAGGCCGCCGGTCTCGACATCGCCTGCCGCTATCTGCCCGGCACCACCGCAACAGAGGTCGGCGGCGACTGGTTCGACGTCATAGAACTTCCCGGCCACCGCACCGCCCTGGTGGTCGGGGACGTGATGGGCCGCGGACTGCGGGCCGCCGTCGCCATGGGCGAACTGCGCACCGCCGTAAGGACCCTGGCCCTGCTCGACCTGGAACCAGCTGAAGTGCTCTCCGCGCTCGACGAGATCGCCCGCGGGCTCGGCAGCCCCGCCAAGGGCGGCCGCACCTCGGGCGGCGCCCAGGTCCCCTCCCGCGTCGCCCACACGTCCCGCGACGCGGACCTCTCCGAGGTGTACCTCGCGACCTGCGTCTACGCCGTGTACGACCCGGTCACCCGACGCTGCACCTTCGCCAACGCGGGCCATCTGCCGCCCGTTCTCGTCGAACCGGGGGAAGAGGCCCTGCTGCTCGACGTGCCGCCGGGCATGCCGCTCGGCGTGGGCGGCGAACCCTTCGAGGAGGTGGAGGTCGAAGTACCCGAGGGATCCCTCCTCGCCCTCTACACCGACGGTCTGGTCGAGTCCCGCGACCACCCGCTCGAAGAGGGCCTGCGTGCCTTCCGCGCCGCCCTCGCCGATCCCGTACGCCCCCTCGAGGACGTCTGCGACCACGTGCTCGGCGCCCTCGACACCCGGCACGGCGAGGACGACATCGCGCTGCTGATGGCCCGTATACAGGGCCTGCCGACCGAAGCCGTGGGCGACTGGCGTCTGCCACGCGAACCCCGCTCCGTGGGCCGCGCCCGCGAACTGGCCCGCGCCCAGCTGACCGCCTGGGACCTCGAGGCCCTCGTCGACACGGTCGAACTCCTCGTCAGCGAACTGGTCACCAATGCCCTGCGCTACGGCGAGGGCGAGATCCGGCTGCGGCTGCTCAGGGACCGGACCCTGGTCTGCGAGGTGTGGGACGCCGGCCTCGTCCAGCCCCGCCGCCGCCGTGCCCGCGACACCGACGAGGGCGGACGCGGCCTCCAGCTGGTCGGCCTCCTCAGCGCGGCGTGGGGCTCCCGGCGGACGCCGCGCGGCAAGACGGTGTGGTTCGAACTGGCGCTGCCGGACGGAGAGGGGTCGGCGGAGCCGACGGTGGAGCAGCTGCTGAGCATGTTCTGA